One Streptomyces sp. NBC_00102 DNA segment encodes these proteins:
- a CDS encoding thiamine pyrophosphate-binding protein gives MTTVTAAEALVAQLESYGVEYVFGTCGHTNIALLDALGPSSIHFVIARHEQAAAHAADGYARASGKPGVLLTHVGPGMMNAVTGVATAAMDSVPLVVISGDIPSYYYGRHPHQEVNLHADADQTAIYRPFCKRAWPAQRTADLPRTLERAFWTATSGRPGAVLVNVPMDLFSRQVEPYVPGSHAIPDSALPGLTEETAERIALALVNAERPLIYFGGGLRTPEAKEALLSLADHLDIPLAHSLMGKGAIPDRHPLLLGMPGFWGLDSTHAHTKDADVVLALATRFAETDASSWEAAYTWNFPPSKLIQIDIDPAEIGRNYPVEIGAVADVGHSVRAIEAAVRGLRPEPTRRPGLRETIAASRNELFDLADENGASDNFPLRPQRILADLRASLPADAILVTDVGWNKNGVAQSYDLPPEGRFITPGGASTMGFGPAAAVGVQMAQPQRTVVALIGDGGMSAQLPAVPMAVEQGLPVIFAVMNNRSHGTISDLQRSNYGRGYGCDFTDRQGESYSPDFAAYGRSCGADGYELASAEDLAKVLATAVERRRPAVIDIPMVNEPVPTPGHWNINDIYQGKFPDEG, from the coding sequence GTGACCACCGTTACCGCCGCTGAGGCGCTCGTCGCCCAACTGGAGTCCTACGGCGTCGAGTACGTCTTCGGCACCTGCGGGCACACCAACATCGCGTTGCTCGACGCCTTGGGCCCCAGCTCCATCCACTTCGTCATCGCCCGTCACGAGCAGGCCGCGGCCCACGCCGCCGACGGCTACGCCCGCGCCTCGGGCAAGCCCGGGGTCCTGCTCACGCACGTCGGCCCCGGCATGATGAACGCGGTCACCGGAGTCGCCACGGCCGCCATGGACTCCGTACCGCTCGTCGTCATCTCCGGCGACATCCCCTCCTACTACTACGGCCGCCACCCGCACCAGGAGGTCAACCTCCACGCGGACGCCGACCAGACCGCGATCTACCGGCCCTTCTGCAAGCGCGCCTGGCCCGCCCAGCGCACCGCCGACCTCCCCCGGACCCTGGAACGCGCGTTCTGGACCGCGACCTCCGGCCGGCCCGGCGCCGTCCTCGTCAACGTCCCCATGGACCTCTTCTCACGGCAGGTCGAGCCGTACGTGCCCGGATCGCACGCGATACCCGACAGCGCGCTTCCGGGTCTCACCGAGGAGACGGCCGAGCGCATCGCCCTGGCGCTGGTGAACGCCGAACGGCCGCTCATCTACTTCGGCGGCGGACTGCGCACCCCCGAGGCCAAGGAGGCGCTGCTCTCCCTGGCCGACCACCTCGACATCCCGCTCGCCCACTCCCTGATGGGCAAGGGCGCCATCCCCGACCGCCACCCGCTCCTGCTCGGCATGCCCGGCTTCTGGGGCCTGGACTCGACCCACGCCCACACCAAGGACGCCGACGTCGTGCTGGCCCTCGCCACCCGCTTCGCGGAGACCGACGCAAGCTCCTGGGAGGCCGCCTACACCTGGAACTTCCCGCCGAGCAAGCTCATCCAGATCGACATCGACCCGGCCGAGATCGGGCGCAACTACCCGGTGGAGATCGGAGCCGTCGCCGACGTCGGCCACTCCGTGCGTGCCATCGAAGCGGCGGTCCGGGGCCTTCGGCCCGAACCCACCCGCCGACCGGGGCTGCGGGAGACGATCGCGGCCAGCCGTAACGAACTCTTCGACCTCGCGGACGAGAACGGGGCGAGCGACAACTTCCCACTGCGTCCGCAGCGCATCCTGGCCGACCTGCGAGCGAGCCTCCCCGCAGACGCGATCCTCGTCACCGACGTCGGCTGGAACAAGAACGGCGTCGCGCAGTCCTACGACCTCCCGCCCGAGGGCCGCTTCATCACGCCCGGCGGCGCCTCCACCATGGGCTTCGGCCCGGCCGCGGCCGTCGGCGTCCAGATGGCCCAGCCGCAGCGCACCGTGGTCGCCCTCATCGGCGACGGCGGGATGAGCGCACAGCTGCCGGCCGTACCGATGGCCGTGGAACAGGGGCTGCCGGTGATCTTCGCCGTCATGAACAACCGCTCCCACGGCACCATCTCCGACCTCCAGCGCTCCAACTACGGTCGCGGATACGGATGCGACTTCACCGATCGGCAGGGCGAGTCCTACAGCCCGGACTTCGCCGCCTACGGACGGTCCTGCGGCGCCGACGGCTACGAGCTGGCCTCCGCCGAGGACCTGGCCAAGGTCCTCGCCACCGCGGTGGAGCGCCGGCGCCCGGCTGTCATCGACATCCCCATGGTCAACGAGCCGGTTCCCACGCCCGGCCACTGGAACATCAACGACATCTACCAGGGCAAGTTTCCGGACGAAGGATGA
- a CDS encoding aldehyde dehydrogenase family protein encodes MLEVLLKSAADGEVVDALPFLAGTWSGDGPWVDRTGPYVRRTVSRAPTALPAEIDRAVADARRYAPQVASLAPAARADILQRASAAALAHRDQLAALLALELGKPLKDSRVEIERVASTFEVCAAEARRIDGETLPVAGWNTGVGNSAFTYRAPAGVALAITPFNAPANLLAHKLGASFAAGNTTLVKAPPQAPAISAAVVALLLDSGMPYQAVQLLHGGGEVGSALCAATEVDVISFTGSATTGAAVARAAGAKRLALELGGNAATIICEDADVEAAAKAAARTGYSNSGQSCISVQRVYVHRSRYEDFLELFAAAVDALVVGDPMDPATDIGAMVDEEAAERVVRWSAEAAELGATVLRGGTRTGATAAPTIVAGPPSNASVVAHEVFGALVAVMPYDDFDTVLGECNDSRYGLQAGLFTQDINRIFTAWRRLEVGGLIVNGTSNFRLDHVPFGGVKDSGFGRESPRWLIDDYTVVKTLMLRGLSIWGDRHDLTKENQ; translated from the coding sequence ATGCTGGAAGTCCTCCTCAAGTCCGCCGCCGACGGAGAAGTCGTCGACGCACTTCCTTTCCTCGCCGGAACGTGGTCCGGCGACGGACCGTGGGTCGATCGGACCGGCCCCTACGTGCGGCGGACCGTCAGCCGCGCACCGACCGCGCTGCCCGCCGAGATCGACCGGGCCGTTGCCGATGCCCGCCGCTACGCGCCCCAGGTCGCCTCGCTCGCCCCGGCGGCGCGGGCCGACATCCTGCAACGGGCCTCCGCGGCCGCGCTCGCCCACCGCGACCAGCTGGCCGCTCTGCTCGCTCTGGAGCTGGGAAAACCGCTCAAGGACAGCCGCGTCGAGATCGAGCGGGTCGCTTCCACCTTCGAGGTCTGCGCGGCCGAGGCCCGCCGTATCGACGGGGAGACCCTGCCAGTCGCGGGCTGGAACACCGGAGTGGGCAACAGCGCCTTCACCTACCGGGCTCCTGCCGGAGTGGCGCTCGCCATCACCCCGTTCAACGCGCCGGCGAACCTCCTGGCGCACAAGCTCGGCGCCTCCTTCGCCGCGGGGAACACCACCCTGGTGAAGGCCCCTCCCCAGGCCCCTGCCATTTCGGCGGCCGTGGTCGCCCTGCTTCTCGACAGCGGAATGCCTTACCAGGCCGTCCAGTTGCTGCACGGCGGGGGTGAGGTCGGCTCCGCGCTCTGTGCGGCCACCGAGGTCGACGTCATCAGCTTCACCGGCAGCGCCACCACCGGAGCGGCCGTCGCCCGCGCCGCCGGCGCCAAGCGGCTCGCCCTCGAACTCGGTGGCAACGCGGCCACCATCATCTGCGAGGACGCCGACGTCGAGGCCGCCGCCAAGGCCGCGGCCCGTACCGGATACAGCAACTCCGGGCAGAGCTGCATCTCCGTCCAGCGGGTCTACGTACACCGCAGCCGCTACGAGGACTTCCTGGAGCTCTTCGCCGCCGCGGTGGACGCTCTCGTCGTCGGGGACCCGATGGACCCGGCCACCGACATCGGCGCCATGGTCGACGAGGAAGCGGCGGAACGCGTGGTCCGCTGGTCCGCCGAGGCCGCGGAACTGGGAGCCACCGTGCTCCGGGGCGGCACCCGCACCGGAGCCACCGCGGCACCGACCATCGTCGCAGGCCCGCCCTCGAACGCCTCGGTCGTCGCGCACGAGGTGTTCGGCGCGCTCGTCGCCGTCATGCCGTACGACGACTTCGACACCGTCCTCGGCGAGTGCAACGACAGTCGCTACGGCCTGCAGGCCGGCCTCTTCACCCAGGACATCAACCGCATCTTCACCGCCTGGCGCCGCCTCGAAGTGGGCGGACTCATCGTCAACGGCACGTCCAACTTCCGCCTCGACCACGTCCCGTTCGGCGGCGTGAAGGACTCCGGATTCGGGCGCGAGTCGCCGCGCTGGCTCATCGACGACTACACCGTCGTCAAGACCCTCATGCTCCGGGGCCTGTCCATCTGGGGCGACCGCCACGACCTCACGAAAGAGAACCAGTGA
- a CDS encoding IclR family transcriptional regulator, protein MDSEQGQGGVRSVRRALDILSLLTEDQPVVPLRTIVEATGLAKTTVVRLVQTLEQSGLLWSTDAGYTAGPGLWRWAHLAHGSWELPPETVKLLRELADRRGETANVMIRRDIHRVCVAQQESPQPLRHVVRVGDELPLWAGASSKVLLGGASDALLTRIALDSPHGREHAAQLREWADETAEQGYAVSQGERDIGLTAVAVPLTTSSGVVVASLSLSGPSARITQESVDEFAQDLLQVAGQIMTQGFDHPLGPRG, encoded by the coding sequence ATGGATTCGGAGCAGGGACAGGGAGGCGTGCGCAGTGTGCGCCGAGCCCTGGACATCCTCTCGTTGCTGACTGAAGATCAGCCCGTCGTCCCGCTCAGAACGATCGTGGAAGCGACCGGACTGGCGAAGACGACCGTGGTCCGACTCGTGCAGACCCTGGAGCAGTCCGGCCTGCTCTGGTCCACGGACGCCGGGTACACGGCGGGCCCCGGCCTGTGGCGCTGGGCTCATCTGGCTCACGGCAGCTGGGAGTTGCCGCCGGAAACCGTCAAGCTGCTGCGGGAGCTGGCCGACCGTCGCGGCGAGACGGCGAACGTCATGATCCGGCGCGACATCCACCGCGTGTGCGTCGCCCAGCAGGAGAGTCCGCAGCCCCTGCGGCACGTGGTGCGGGTGGGGGACGAGCTTCCGCTCTGGGCCGGCGCCTCGTCGAAGGTGCTGCTCGGTGGCGCGAGCGACGCCCTTCTGACACGGATCGCGCTGGACTCGCCGCACGGCCGGGAGCACGCCGCGCAACTGCGGGAATGGGCCGACGAGACGGCCGAGCAGGGGTACGCGGTGAGTCAGGGCGAGCGCGACATCGGCCTCACCGCCGTGGCCGTACCGCTCACCACCTCCTCGGGCGTGGTCGTCGCCTCGCTTTCCCTGAGCGGTCCCAGCGCCCGCATCACCCAGGAGTCCGTCGACGAATTCGCCCAGGACCTGCTGCAGGTAGCCGGACAGATCATGACTCAGGGCTTCGACCACCCCCTGGGACCCCGCGGCTGA
- a CDS encoding CaiB/BaiF CoA-transferase family protein, protein MDVRPLEGTRVLDLTNVLAGPYCSYHLMLLGAEVIKIERPGQGDLARNLGPDAELNRAGIGASFLAQNAGKKSVELDLKDPADREVFEDMLSGADVLLENFRAGVLSRMGYDQERLDQINPRLVCCSISGFGQTGPMSDAPAYDQIIQGLSGMMSVTGTADTAPLRVGFPVCDTTGGLSAALAISAALLHRERTGQGSRLDVSMLETSLSAMGWAVSNYLVSGVPPEPMGDQNATAAPSGTFRTKDGPINIAANQQRQFETLCRLVGTPELVTDPRFAEREGRKAHRDELNAALNEALSRRPAAEWEQVLTPAGVPAARVLTIPQALEQPQLRHRGFVAELRRPDGSGTALPVLGSGVLFDGEAFLPRTPPPLLGEHNHQREQLASLWSATATKETTVS, encoded by the coding sequence ATGGATGTGCGACCGCTCGAAGGTACGAGAGTCCTGGACCTGACCAACGTGCTGGCGGGCCCCTACTGCAGTTATCACCTCATGCTCCTCGGTGCCGAGGTGATCAAGATCGAACGGCCCGGACAGGGCGACCTGGCGCGCAACCTCGGCCCCGACGCCGAGCTCAACCGCGCCGGCATCGGTGCCTCCTTCTTGGCGCAGAACGCGGGCAAGAAGTCCGTGGAGCTCGACTTGAAGGACCCGGCCGACCGCGAGGTGTTCGAGGACATGCTGAGCGGTGCCGATGTGCTTCTGGAGAACTTCCGCGCCGGCGTCCTCTCCCGGATGGGATACGACCAGGAGCGGCTCGACCAGATCAACCCCCGCCTGGTCTGCTGTTCCATCTCGGGCTTCGGCCAGACCGGGCCGATGAGCGACGCACCGGCCTACGACCAGATCATCCAGGGCCTCTCCGGAATGATGAGCGTCACCGGCACCGCCGACACCGCCCCGCTGCGGGTCGGCTTCCCCGTCTGCGACACGACCGGCGGGCTGTCCGCGGCCCTCGCCATCAGCGCGGCCCTCCTCCACCGGGAACGCACCGGGCAAGGCAGCAGGCTGGACGTCTCCATGCTGGAGACGTCCCTGTCGGCCATGGGGTGGGCCGTCTCGAACTACCTGGTCAGCGGCGTGCCGCCGGAGCCGATGGGAGACCAGAACGCCACCGCCGCACCTTCGGGGACGTTCCGCACGAAGGACGGGCCCATCAACATCGCGGCCAACCAGCAGCGGCAGTTCGAGACCTTGTGCCGACTCGTGGGCACCCCCGAACTCGTCACGGACCCCCGGTTCGCCGAACGCGAGGGCCGCAAGGCGCATCGCGACGAACTCAACGCCGCGCTGAACGAGGCCCTTTCACGACGCCCCGCAGCCGAGTGGGAGCAGGTGCTGACTCCCGCCGGAGTCCCCGCGGCGCGGGTACTGACCATCCCGCAGGCCTTGGAGCAGCCGCAGCTGCGGCACCGGGGCTTCGTGGCCGAACTGCGAAGGCCCGACGGTTCGGGTACGGCTCTGCCCGTGCTCGGCAGTGGAGTGCTCTTCGACGGGGAGGCCTTCCTGCCCCGTACACCACCGCCACTGCTGGGCGAGCACAACCACCAGCGCGAGCAGCTCGCCTCGCTCTGGTCCGCGACCGCCACGAAGGAGACGACCGTCTCATGA
- a CDS encoding citryl-CoA lyase, whose protein sequence is MSAPASAHDEAAQWWATAVSHIEPGSIELRDRPVQDLIGSVGLVDMIWLLLRGDLPSPRQSALLEAALVSGVDHGPQAPSIAAARMAATCGIGLNSAVATGVNMLGDVHGGAGQQCVQMLEEIRAHHLAGADWDAAAREVMALWQARSRYLPGFGHRFHPLDPRRDPLLRLTEEAVAAGVVAGDHLQAALAVERALRERRAGARPVPMNIDGATAVIYAELGFPAPLARGLFVLSRSVGILAHAWEETGQGRRNKGPIPRSVLPARLAPSPSRPAEESAS, encoded by the coding sequence ATGAGCGCACCCGCATCCGCCCACGACGAGGCGGCCCAGTGGTGGGCCACCGCCGTCAGCCACATCGAACCCGGCTCCATCGAACTGCGGGACCGACCGGTGCAGGACCTGATCGGATCGGTCGGCCTGGTGGACATGATCTGGCTGCTGCTGCGGGGGGACCTCCCCTCACCCCGGCAGTCCGCCCTGCTGGAGGCCGCCCTCGTGTCGGGTGTCGACCACGGCCCGCAGGCGCCCTCGATCGCCGCGGCCCGCATGGCCGCGACCTGCGGCATCGGCCTCAACAGCGCGGTGGCCACCGGCGTCAACATGCTCGGCGACGTCCACGGCGGCGCCGGCCAGCAGTGCGTGCAGATGCTGGAGGAGATCCGCGCACACCACCTGGCCGGCGCGGACTGGGACGCCGCGGCACGCGAGGTCATGGCGCTGTGGCAGGCCCGGTCCCGCTACCTCCCCGGATTCGGCCACCGTTTCCACCCCCTCGACCCGCGCCGCGATCCGCTGCTGCGGCTGACCGAGGAAGCGGTGGCGGCGGGGGTCGTGGCGGGCGACCACCTCCAGGCGGCACTCGCGGTCGAGCGCGCCCTGCGGGAACGCCGCGCCGGAGCCCGCCCCGTACCGATGAACATCGACGGCGCCACGGCTGTCATCTACGCCGAGCTGGGTTTCCCCGCTCCGCTGGCCAGGGGCCTGTTCGTGTTGAGCCGGTCGGTGGGCATCCTGGCCCACGCCTGGGAGGAGACGGGGCAGGGCCGCCGGAACAAGGGCCCCATCCCGCGCTCCGTCCTCCCGGCTCGTCTGGCGCCGTCGCCTTCACGCCCCGCCGAGGAATCCGCGTCATAA
- a CDS encoding PQQ-binding-like beta-propeller repeat protein: MDRRGFLASAAGTTAVATLLGSSPAQAVESRTGTLALPVPKQAFKPTEANFPKAGGNLANQNYSSLKKITPRNVKQLGGAWHINLEGGDTGRAQQCAVVAQDGVLYIATTQQNIFAVNGRTGAVKWKTSVGSETTNMRGVALGQGLAFTISGENTVYALDQKTGAVVWTRAMLIEDQGDPGCDPASGQCGGSRGSLAGAVVYWDGMIYVGTQGSTAGARGRGYGLDAATGEVVWTFWGTPGPGEFGHDTWEGDTWKTGGAVCWIHPAVDPELGLVYWTFGNPYPRTDGSTRGGDNLFANCLVAIDAKTGKRRWHFQSVHHDIWDYDGVMSPVLADIQIDGRKRRVVVYGSKTGMYYILDRATGDPVHGMEERPVPQHAAQKTAPTQPFPGGEPFVETEPRIDKATRPVPFYATGGLFEVHWDRPTILYPGAGGGADWSSPSFSHRTGLVYVGYGLINSAYSNTHGGRVNTARPLGEYFAGGVVAVDPRTNTVSWRQEGDWSLAHGNGVLSTASGVLFQGRPDGVLTALDDANGEELWTWQCGAGVNTSPMTYEVDGEQYVAVLAGGNGLPYPDIPKGDHLWAFKIGGKVGPATAPVPPSKRNQIRTAAVSGTTAGNTVTLGRVWDNAKAAPGATESLVAQNAMSPQHLAIPRGTTVTFTNPASNKTAHGAVAFFEAEFDTGLLMPGESYTYTFDTPGEFFYNDPVSPQSTGKIVVS; encoded by the coding sequence ATGGACAGACGTGGCTTTCTCGCCAGCGCGGCCGGCACCACAGCGGTCGCCACTCTTCTCGGTTCCTCACCCGCCCAGGCAGTCGAATCCCGTACGGGAACGCTGGCCCTCCCCGTCCCCAAGCAGGCGTTCAAGCCGACGGAAGCCAACTTCCCCAAGGCGGGCGGCAACCTGGCCAACCAGAACTACTCGTCCCTCAAGAAGATCACCCCGCGCAATGTGAAGCAGCTCGGCGGGGCATGGCACATCAACCTGGAGGGTGGAGACACCGGCCGCGCCCAGCAGTGCGCCGTCGTCGCCCAGGACGGCGTGCTCTACATCGCCACCACCCAGCAGAACATCTTCGCCGTCAACGGACGTACCGGCGCGGTGAAGTGGAAGACCAGCGTCGGCTCCGAGACCACCAACATGCGCGGAGTGGCCCTCGGCCAGGGTCTCGCCTTCACCATCTCGGGCGAGAACACGGTCTACGCGCTGGACCAGAAGACCGGTGCGGTCGTCTGGACCAGGGCGATGCTCATCGAGGACCAGGGCGACCCTGGCTGCGACCCGGCCAGCGGCCAGTGCGGCGGCAGCAGGGGCAGTCTGGCCGGGGCGGTCGTCTACTGGGACGGCATGATCTACGTCGGCACCCAGGGCAGCACCGCGGGCGCCCGGGGCCGCGGCTACGGACTGGACGCGGCCACCGGCGAGGTCGTCTGGACCTTCTGGGGCACGCCCGGGCCCGGTGAGTTCGGGCACGACACCTGGGAGGGCGACACCTGGAAGACGGGTGGCGCCGTGTGCTGGATCCACCCCGCGGTCGACCCGGAACTCGGCCTCGTCTACTGGACGTTCGGGAACCCCTACCCGCGTACCGACGGCTCCACCCGGGGCGGCGACAACCTCTTCGCCAACTGCCTGGTGGCCATCGACGCCAAGACGGGGAAGCGGCGCTGGCACTTCCAGTCCGTGCACCACGACATCTGGGACTACGACGGGGTGATGTCCCCGGTCCTCGCGGACATCCAGATCGACGGCCGCAAGCGCAGGGTCGTCGTCTACGGCAGCAAGACCGGGATGTACTACATCCTCGACCGCGCGACCGGTGACCCCGTGCACGGCATGGAGGAGCGCCCGGTGCCGCAACACGCGGCCCAGAAGACCGCTCCCACCCAGCCGTTCCCCGGCGGTGAGCCCTTCGTCGAGACCGAGCCGCGCATCGACAAGGCCACCCGGCCGGTTCCCTTCTACGCCACCGGCGGACTCTTCGAGGTGCACTGGGACCGGCCGACCATCCTCTACCCGGGGGCGGGCGGCGGCGCGGACTGGTCCTCCCCGTCCTTCAGCCACCGCACGGGGCTCGTCTACGTGGGCTACGGCCTGATCAACTCCGCGTACTCCAACACCCACGGCGGCCGGGTCAACACCGCGCGCCCGCTCGGCGAGTACTTCGCCGGCGGAGTCGTGGCGGTCGACCCGCGTACCAACACCGTCTCCTGGCGGCAGGAGGGCGACTGGTCGCTGGCCCACGGCAACGGCGTCCTCTCGACCGCGAGCGGCGTCCTCTTCCAGGGGCGTCCCGACGGGGTCCTCACCGCCCTGGACGACGCGAACGGCGAGGAGTTGTGGACCTGGCAGTGCGGCGCGGGCGTCAACACGAGCCCGATGACGTACGAGGTCGACGGTGAGCAGTACGTCGCTGTGCTGGCCGGCGGAAACGGGCTGCCCTACCCGGACATCCCCAAGGGCGACCACCTCTGGGCGTTCAAGATCGGCGGGAAGGTCGGACCGGCCACCGCGCCCGTACCCCCGTCGAAGCGCAACCAGATCCGCACCGCGGCGGTCAGCGGCACCACGGCGGGCAACACCGTCACGCTCGGCCGCGTCTGGGACAACGCCAAGGCCGCGCCCGGCGCCACCGAAAGCCTGGTGGCACAGAACGCCATGTCACCCCAGCACCTCGCCATCCCCCGGGGCACCACGGTCACCTTCACCAACCCCGCCTCCAACAAGACCGCCCACGGCGCGGTCGCCTTCTTCGAGGCCGAGTTCGACACCGGGCTGCTCATGCCGGGCGAGTCGTACACGTACACCTTCGACACCCCGGGCGAGTTCTTCTACAACGACCCGGTCTCCCCGCAGAGCACCGGCAAGATCGTCGTTTCCTAG